Proteins encoded in a region of the Mycolicibacterium duvalii genome:
- a CDS encoding mycofactocin-coupled SDR family oxidoreductase, protein MAGRVEGKVAFITGAARGQGRAHAVRLAEEGADIIAVDICKQIDSVLIPLSNPEDLAETADLVKNAGGRIHTAEVDVRDFDALKAAVDAGVEEFGRLDIIVANAGIGNGGQLLHETGEPDWDDMIGVNLSGVWKTVKAGVPHILAGGRGGSIILTSSVGGLKAYPHTGHYVAAKHGVVGLMRTFAVELGAQNVRVNSVHPTNVNTPLFMNEPTMKLFRPDLENPGPDDMKVVGQLMHTLPIGWVEPEDIANAVLFLASDEARFITGVPLPVDGGSCLK, encoded by the coding sequence ATGGCAGGACGCGTAGAAGGCAAGGTCGCTTTCATCACCGGGGCCGCGCGTGGCCAGGGCCGGGCGCACGCGGTACGGCTGGCCGAAGAGGGCGCCGACATCATCGCCGTCGACATCTGCAAGCAGATCGACAGCGTGCTGATCCCGCTGAGCAATCCCGAGGATCTGGCCGAGACCGCCGATCTGGTCAAGAACGCCGGCGGTCGCATCCACACCGCCGAGGTCGACGTCCGGGACTTCGATGCGCTCAAGGCGGCTGTCGACGCCGGTGTCGAAGAATTCGGCCGACTCGACATCATCGTCGCCAATGCGGGCATCGGCAACGGCGGCCAGTTGCTGCACGAAACCGGTGAACCCGACTGGGATGACATGATCGGGGTCAACCTGTCCGGCGTCTGGAAGACCGTCAAAGCCGGTGTGCCGCACATCCTGGCAGGCGGGCGCGGCGGTTCCATCATCCTGACCAGCTCGGTCGGCGGCTTGAAGGCTTACCCGCACACCGGGCACTACGTCGCGGCCAAGCACGGTGTGGTCGGGCTGATGCGCACCTTCGCCGTCGAGCTCGGCGCCCAGAACGTCCGCGTGAACTCGGTGCATCCGACCAACGTGAACACGCCGCTGTTCATGAACGAGCCGACGATGAAGCTGTTCCGCCCCGACCTGGAGAACCCGGGACCCGATGACATGAAGGTCGTCGGTCAGCTGATGCACACCCTCCCCATCGGCTGGGTGGAGCCCGAGGACATCGCCAACGCGGTGCTGTTCCTGGCCTCCGACGAGGCGCGGTTCATCACCGGCGTTCCGCTGCCGGTGGACGGCGGCAGTTGCCTGAAGTAG
- a CDS encoding cytochrome P450 — protein MAPYEVFARLREEAPLYYNATHDFYALSRFDDVNKALIDHETFISGRGALLEIIKSGMEIPPGTLIFEDPPIHNIHRNLLSRMFTPRKVLALEPQIREFTARCLDPLVGTDRFDFVNDLGEQMPMRVIGMLLGIPEEHQRRVTEHGEATLQNENADLMASGEVFAEFIDYRTKHPSDDIMTDLLNVEFEDETGTVRRLRRDELLMYLTVVATAGSETTTRLIGWAGKTLADYPDQRRELVDNSALIPNAVEEILRWEPPALHMARYVTRDTEHYGQTVPAGSAMLLMIGAANRDHRRFPPNGDVFDIHRELRSHMTFGAGTHFCMGNALARLEGRIALEEILKRFPEWEVDWPNARPSQTTAVRGWEAMPTFVA, from the coding sequence ATGGCCCCCTATGAGGTGTTCGCTCGCCTGCGCGAGGAAGCGCCGCTGTACTACAACGCCACCCACGACTTCTACGCATTGAGCCGGTTCGACGACGTCAACAAGGCGCTGATCGACCATGAGACGTTCATCTCGGGCCGTGGCGCCCTGCTCGAGATCATCAAGTCAGGTATGGAAATCCCTCCTGGCACACTGATTTTCGAAGATCCTCCGATTCACAACATCCATCGGAACCTGTTGTCGCGGATGTTCACCCCGCGCAAGGTGCTTGCGCTCGAGCCGCAGATCCGAGAGTTCACCGCCCGCTGCCTCGATCCATTGGTGGGCACCGACAGATTCGACTTCGTCAACGACCTCGGTGAGCAGATGCCGATGCGCGTCATCGGGATGCTCCTCGGCATCCCTGAAGAACATCAGCGTCGGGTCACCGAACACGGCGAGGCCACGCTGCAGAACGAGAACGCGGACCTGATGGCTTCGGGCGAGGTGTTCGCCGAATTCATCGACTATCGCACCAAGCATCCCTCCGACGACATCATGACCGATCTGCTCAACGTCGAATTCGAAGACGAGACCGGCACCGTGCGCCGGCTTCGTCGCGATGAGTTGTTGATGTACCTGACGGTGGTCGCCACCGCGGGCTCGGAGACCACCACGCGGCTGATCGGCTGGGCGGGCAAGACCCTGGCCGACTATCCCGATCAGCGGCGCGAGCTGGTGGACAACTCCGCGTTGATCCCCAATGCGGTCGAGGAGATCCTGCGGTGGGAACCGCCCGCACTGCACATGGCCCGTTACGTCACCCGCGACACCGAGCACTACGGACAGACCGTCCCCGCCGGCAGCGCGATGCTGCTGATGATCGGCGCGGCCAACCGCGATCACCGACGCTTCCCACCCAACGGCGACGTCTTCGACATTCACCGAGAACTGCGGTCGCACATGACTTTCGGGGCCGGCACACACTTCTGCATGGGTAATGCGCTGGCCCGGTTGGAGGGCCGCATCGCGTTGGAGGAGATCCTCAAGCGCTTCCCGGAATGGGAGGTCGACTGGCCGAACGCACGCCCGTCGCAGACCACCGCGGTCCGTGGCTGGGAAGCCATGCCCACGTTCGTCGCCTGA
- a CDS encoding TetR/AcrR family transcriptional regulator produces the protein MARRSPVQSVHVLPNRSAADGQPPVTTPSEEPAWKQRAVERSIKTAKLRAAQRVQRFLDAAQAIIIEKGSTDFTVQEVVDRSRQSLRSFYLQFDGKHELLLALFEDALSRSADQIRAATAGQQEPLERLKVAIQLLFETSRPDPAAKRPLFTDFAPRLLVSHPSEVKIAHAPLLALLTELMEEASAAGKLREGINPKRMAAMTMQTVMFVAQSSGDAGDGTANPISADEVWDFCAHGFAAR, from the coding sequence ATGGCAAGGCGTTCTCCGGTACAGTCAGTTCATGTTCTCCCCAATCGGTCTGCAGCCGACGGGCAGCCGCCGGTGACCACACCGAGCGAGGAGCCGGCCTGGAAGCAGCGCGCAGTCGAGCGGTCCATCAAGACCGCCAAGCTGCGCGCGGCGCAGCGCGTTCAGCGGTTCCTCGACGCCGCCCAGGCCATCATCATCGAAAAGGGCAGCACCGATTTCACCGTGCAAGAAGTGGTGGACCGTTCGCGCCAGTCCCTTCGGAGCTTCTACCTGCAGTTCGACGGTAAGCACGAATTGTTGCTCGCGTTGTTCGAAGACGCGCTCAGCCGTTCGGCGGACCAGATTCGGGCCGCCACCGCCGGGCAGCAGGAACCTCTCGAGCGCCTCAAGGTCGCCATCCAACTGCTGTTCGAGACATCACGTCCGGACCCGGCCGCCAAGCGGCCGCTATTCACCGATTTCGCGCCGCGACTGCTGGTGTCGCACCCCTCCGAAGTCAAAATCGCGCACGCGCCGTTGCTGGCGTTGCTCACCGAACTCATGGAAGAAGCCAGCGCCGCCGGCAAACTGCGAGAGGGCATCAACCCGAAACGCATGGCGGCGATGACCATGCAGACGGTGATGTTCGTCGCACAGTCCAGCGGCGATGCGGGCGACGGAACCGCCAACCCGATCTCTGCGGATGAGGTGTGGGACTTCTGCGCACACGGCTTCGCCGCTCGTTGA
- a CDS encoding enoyl-CoA hydratase: MYIDYEVADKIATITLNRPEAANAQNPELLDELDAAWSRAAADPEVAVIVLRANGKHFSAGHDLRGGGPVPDKITLEFIIEHEAKRYLEYTLRWRNVPKPSIAAVQGRCISGGLLLCWPCDLIIAADDAQFSDPVVLMGIGGVEYHGHTWELGPRKAKEILFTGRAMTAEEVYSTGMVNKVVPRDKLDTETRAMAEHIAKMPPFALRQAKRAVNQTLDVQGFYAAIQSVFDVHQTGHGNALSVGGWPVLVDLDQMKANIT, from the coding sequence ATGTACATCGACTACGAGGTCGCCGACAAAATCGCGACGATCACCCTGAACCGGCCCGAGGCCGCCAACGCGCAGAATCCCGAGTTGCTCGACGAGCTCGACGCGGCATGGAGCCGGGCGGCCGCGGATCCCGAGGTGGCCGTGATCGTGCTGCGGGCCAACGGGAAACACTTCTCCGCCGGCCACGACCTGCGCGGCGGGGGGCCGGTGCCGGACAAGATCACCCTCGAGTTCATCATCGAGCACGAGGCGAAGCGGTATCTGGAGTACACGCTGCGGTGGCGTAACGTGCCGAAGCCGTCCATCGCCGCGGTGCAGGGCCGGTGCATCTCGGGTGGTCTGCTGTTGTGCTGGCCGTGTGACCTGATCATCGCCGCCGACGACGCGCAGTTCTCCGATCCGGTGGTCCTGATGGGTATCGGCGGTGTCGAGTACCACGGGCACACCTGGGAACTCGGGCCCCGTAAGGCCAAGGAGATCCTGTTCACCGGCCGAGCCATGACCGCCGAGGAGGTGTACAGCACCGGCATGGTCAACAAGGTCGTGCCGCGCGACAAGCTGGACACCGAGACGCGGGCGATGGCAGAACACATCGCGAAGATGCCACCGTTCGCGCTGCGGCAGGCCAAGCGCGCGGTGAACCAGACTCTCGATGTGCAGGGCTTCTACGCGGCGATCCAGTCGGTCTTCGACGTCCATCAGACCGGTCACGGCAACGCGTTGAGCGTGGGTGGCTGGCCCGTGCTGGTCGACCTCGACCAGATGAAAGCCAACATCACCTAG
- a CDS encoding acyl-CoA dehydrogenase family protein — protein sequence MDAKSLEMLEDTLRKTMLSASGPELDTALAELGWAEMLSDIPDLAIPLVFRLLGETGAHASVLNDVMLETIGGLPGGTPPMPYTGGGWVVWERIPSDDCPTLGGLPLRGVPDGELMRMGEARRAVGWWLVGSARAMLNLARRHALDRVQFGRPIAGFQAIRHRLAETLVAIEGAEATLQLPGTESADLTAMLAKAAAGKAALTAARHCQQVLGGIGFTAEHDLHVHVQRALVLDGLLGNAKELTRKAGAGLRARGSVPRLAHL from the coding sequence ATGGACGCCAAGTCACTCGAGATGCTCGAGGACACGCTGCGCAAGACCATGTTGTCGGCCTCCGGGCCCGAGCTCGACACGGCCTTGGCCGAACTCGGCTGGGCCGAAATGCTCTCGGACATACCAGATCTGGCGATCCCGCTGGTGTTCCGACTCCTCGGCGAAACCGGGGCACACGCTTCGGTGCTCAACGATGTGATGCTGGAGACCATCGGCGGACTACCCGGCGGAACCCCGCCGATGCCCTACACCGGCGGGGGCTGGGTGGTGTGGGAACGCATCCCCAGCGACGACTGCCCGACGCTGGGCGGGCTACCGCTGCGTGGCGTGCCCGACGGCGAGTTGATGCGCATGGGCGAGGCCCGGCGGGCGGTCGGGTGGTGGCTGGTCGGTTCGGCCCGCGCCATGCTGAACCTGGCCCGCCGGCATGCCCTGGACCGGGTGCAGTTCGGCCGGCCGATAGCGGGTTTCCAGGCCATCCGCCACCGCCTGGCCGAGACGCTGGTCGCGATCGAAGGCGCCGAGGCGACGCTGCAGCTGCCGGGTACCGAGAGTGCCGACCTCACGGCGATGCTGGCCAAGGCCGCCGCGGGCAAGGCAGCGTTGACCGCCGCCCGGCACTGTCAGCAGGTGCTCGGAGGAATCGGGTTCACCGCCGAGCATGACCTGCACGTGCACGTGCAACGTGCCCTGGTACTCGACGGGTTGCTCGGCAACGCGAAGGAATTGACCCGCAAGGCCGGCGCGGGACTGCGCGCCCGCGGCTCGGTGCCCCGACTCGCCCACCTGTGA
- a CDS encoding acyl-CoA dehydrogenase family protein, with protein sequence MTSTDTAEFRSDLRAWLDDNDLTPPPDSHSLEGHIRQFARVQRALYDAGWNRYGWPEHAGGLGGPAILRAVVGEEVVGRRLAEPGPYSMLEVLTPTMIDYAPAGLAAEMVPKLLSGEELWCQGFSEPGSGSDLASLTTRATLDTDSGGQRYVINGQKVWTSFAQFSQRCILLTRTGDAETPNHQAITAFFIDLDTPGITVRPLRTMHGVDEFCEVYFDDVVVDADRMLGKPGDGWQLAMDLLPYERSSCFWQRIAYLYSRFDELISIVKGLGTASDSDLGEVYLALHTLRCRSRATQHRLADGHRLGPDTSIDKVLLANAEQQFYDTVRDLLPSVIELEDSDWRTEYLYSRAATIYGGTAEVQRNIIARRLLDLGKE encoded by the coding sequence ATGACCTCGACGGACACCGCCGAGTTCCGCTCGGACCTGCGAGCCTGGCTGGACGACAACGACCTGACCCCGCCGCCGGACAGCCATTCGCTCGAGGGGCACATCCGGCAGTTCGCCCGTGTGCAGCGCGCCCTCTACGACGCCGGGTGGAACCGCTACGGCTGGCCCGAACACGCCGGTGGCCTGGGCGGTCCGGCGATCCTGCGCGCCGTCGTCGGTGAGGAAGTCGTGGGTCGGCGCCTGGCCGAGCCCGGACCGTACTCGATGCTCGAAGTGCTGACCCCGACGATGATCGACTACGCGCCCGCTGGGCTGGCCGCCGAGATGGTGCCGAAACTGCTCAGCGGCGAGGAGCTGTGGTGCCAAGGCTTTTCCGAGCCGGGCTCGGGCAGTGACCTGGCGTCGCTGACCACGCGCGCCACGCTCGACACCGATTCAGGGGGTCAGCGCTACGTCATCAACGGCCAGAAGGTCTGGACCAGTTTCGCGCAGTTCTCGCAACGGTGCATCCTGCTCACCCGCACCGGTGACGCCGAGACGCCCAACCATCAGGCCATCACCGCGTTCTTCATCGATCTCGACACCCCGGGCATCACCGTGCGTCCGCTGCGCACCATGCACGGGGTGGACGAATTCTGCGAGGTCTATTTCGACGACGTCGTCGTCGATGCCGACAGGATGCTCGGAAAGCCCGGCGACGGCTGGCAACTCGCGATGGACCTGCTGCCCTATGAACGCTCGAGTTGCTTCTGGCAGCGCATCGCGTACCTGTACTCGCGCTTCGACGAGCTGATCAGCATCGTCAAAGGGCTCGGCACGGCCTCGGACTCCGACCTGGGCGAGGTGTATCTGGCTCTGCACACCCTGCGCTGCCGATCCCGCGCCACCCAGCACAGGCTGGCCGACGGCCACCGGCTCGGCCCGGACACCTCGATCGACAAAGTGCTGCTGGCCAACGCCGAGCAGCAGTTCTACGACACCGTGCGCGATCTGCTGCCCAGCGTCATCGAACTCGAGGACTCCGACTGGCGCACCGAGTACCTCTACTCGCGCGCGGCCACCATCTACGGCGGCACGGCCGAAGTGCAGCGCAACATCATCGCTCGCCGCCTCCTCGATCTCGGCAAGGAGTGA
- a CDS encoding nuclear transport factor 2 family protein — MTNRTEDLVEIQQLLAKYAVTITQGDVEGLVSVFTPDGTYSAFGSTYTLARFPELVAAAPKGLFMTGTSLVNLDPDDPDTATGTQPLCFIEHSTHDMRIGYYNDTYVRTDDGWRLKTRAMTFIRRSGDHDSGRPHAIGRPEAG, encoded by the coding sequence ATGACCAACCGAACTGAGGATCTCGTCGAGATCCAGCAGCTCCTCGCGAAATACGCCGTCACCATCACCCAGGGTGACGTCGAAGGACTGGTCTCTGTGTTCACGCCGGACGGCACCTACAGCGCGTTCGGCTCGACCTATACGCTGGCCCGCTTCCCCGAGCTCGTCGCCGCCGCGCCGAAAGGTCTGTTCATGACGGGCACCTCACTGGTCAATCTCGACCCCGACGATCCCGACACGGCGACCGGGACCCAACCGTTGTGCTTCATCGAGCATTCCACGCACGACATGCGCATCGGCTATTACAACGACACCTACGTCCGCACCGACGACGGCTGGCGCCTGAAAACCCGCGCCATGACGTTCATCCGGCGCAGCGGTGACCACGACTCCGGACGCCCGCACGCCATCGGACGACCGGAGGCCGGATGA
- a CDS encoding metal-dependent hydrolase family protein: MPDALRASGPPQSGGAPSSVLTLKAAGLLDVDAGEIIRPGIVRVDGSRIVSVGAQPQDGDEVIDLGDAILLPGLMDMEVNLLMGGRGENPGLSQVQDDPPTRVLRAVGNARRTLRAGFTTVRNLGLFVKTGGYLLDVALGKAIDAGWIEGPRVIPAGHAITPTGGHLDPTMFAAFMPGVLELTIEEGIANGVDEIRKAVRYQIKHGAELIKVCCSGGVMSLTGEAGAQHYSDEELRVIVDEAHRRGLRVAAHTHGAEAVKHAVDCGIDCIEHGFLMDDEAIQMLVDNDRFLVSTRRLAEYMDVSKAPPELQAKAAEMFPKARTSIKAAYDAGVKIAVGTDAPAIPHGKNADELVTLVDWGMPPAAVLRAATVVAADLINRPGSLGRLAEGYLADIIAVPGDPLADIGVTRNVNFVMKGGKVYRHDQPN; this comes from the coding sequence GTGCCAGATGCTCTTCGCGCAAGCGGTCCCCCGCAATCGGGAGGTGCCCCCTCATCGGTACTGACCCTGAAAGCCGCGGGTCTGCTCGACGTCGATGCCGGGGAGATCATCCGCCCCGGCATCGTTCGCGTCGACGGCAGCCGGATCGTCTCGGTCGGGGCGCAGCCGCAGGACGGCGACGAGGTCATCGACCTCGGCGACGCAATCCTGTTGCCGGGCCTGATGGACATGGAGGTCAACCTCCTGATGGGCGGCCGCGGCGAGAACCCCGGTCTCTCCCAGGTGCAGGACGACCCGCCGACTCGGGTGCTGCGTGCGGTCGGCAACGCCCGCCGCACGCTGCGCGCGGGGTTCACCACGGTGCGCAACCTCGGATTGTTCGTCAAGACAGGCGGTTACCTACTCGACGTCGCACTCGGGAAGGCCATCGACGCCGGCTGGATCGAAGGGCCACGCGTGATTCCGGCCGGTCACGCCATCACCCCCACGGGCGGCCACCTGGACCCGACGATGTTCGCCGCGTTCATGCCCGGCGTGCTCGAGCTGACCATCGAAGAGGGCATCGCCAACGGGGTCGATGAGATTCGTAAGGCGGTGCGCTACCAGATCAAGCACGGTGCCGAGCTGATCAAGGTGTGCTGCTCCGGTGGTGTGATGTCGCTGACCGGGGAGGCCGGCGCACAGCACTATTCGGACGAGGAACTCCGCGTGATCGTCGACGAGGCGCATCGGCGCGGTCTGCGGGTGGCTGCGCACACCCATGGCGCCGAAGCCGTCAAACACGCTGTCGACTGCGGAATCGACTGCATCGAGCACGGATTCCTGATGGACGACGAGGCGATCCAGATGCTCGTCGACAACGACCGGTTCCTGGTGAGCACGCGTCGCCTGGCCGAGTACATGGACGTGTCGAAGGCGCCGCCGGAACTGCAGGCCAAGGCAGCCGAGATGTTCCCCAAGGCACGAACGTCCATCAAGGCCGCCTACGACGCCGGCGTCAAGATCGCGGTCGGGACTGACGCACCGGCGATCCCGCACGGTAAGAACGCCGACGAACTGGTCACCCTGGTGGATTGGGGGATGCCGCCCGCCGCGGTGCTGCGCGCAGCCACCGTCGTGGCCGCCGATCTGATCAACCGCCCGGGTTCTCTCGGCCGGCTCGCCGAGGGTTACCTCGCCGACATCATCGCGGTGCCGGGTGATCCACTGGCAGATATCGGCGTTACACGCAATGTCAACTTTGTAATGAAGGGCGGTAAGGTCTACCGACATGACCAACCGAACTGA